The Abditibacteriaceae bacterium sequence CAACGCCGCTTTCGCGCTGCAAATGCAGCAAGCGCGAATGATCGCGGGGCGACGCGGGCGACTGGGCGATTAGTTCAGGCGGCAGGTCGAAATCGAAATCAGAAACGAGCATCGAAGAAGGAACAAAAGAGTACGGTCGAATTCCGGGTGCCAGGCGAAGGCGCAGCCGGAGGAAGGCGAATATTAGCGAAAGAAACGCATCACAACATTAAGCACAATTGTGAGCACAATCGAAACGATGAGCATGGTCGCAAACGGCGCGAACACCGAAACATTGCCGCGCCGCCAAGCCACATCGCCGGGAAGATTTCCCAATCCGGCCCGCGCTCCAAAGTGAAGAATCACGCCAGCGAGAAACATGACCGCTCCGCCGATCATCAGCAGTTTGGCGGGCGTCATTGCGCGCCTCCGGTTCGGGCACCGCGCGCGATGTTGAGTTGCGTGATTGCCTGACGATGCAATTCGTTGGCGCGACTGCGATAAATGTCGTCCCCGGTTTCGACATAAATCCGATGCGAGTTCACCGCCTGCGCGATTGTTGTCGCGGCAAACTGGCGCGACGCATGATTCGCTTCATTCAGCGCGCCCGCTGGTGGCTGCAAAACTTTGATGGCAGCTTCGGCCTTCTTCATGTCGTCGGCGAGCTTTTGTAACTGCAAAACCGCACTTTCGCGCGCCAAAGTCGCGTCAGCAACGCCCTTGGAAAGCTGCGCCGACTGGCGCGCACCATCGGAAACATATTGATCGAAACCTTCAGCGATGCGGCGATAGCGAACCGACGTCATTGGAGCGACCGAAACTCCGCTTTGACGCCACACGCGCGCCCATGCCTGAAACGCATCGCTGTCGCGTCCGCCCCGGTCGGTGAGCGTTGTCGCGTGCAGCGTCAATAAGGCCAAATCGGGCGTTTCGGTAATCGCCATCAATTTGTCGAGCGCTTCGCTGGCTTCGCGCAATCGGTTCTGGCTGACAAGCTGTTCGACCAGCAAACGCGCGATTTTCGGGTCGTCGGGCGAAAGTTCGCGTGCGCGGTCGAGATGCACGCGCGCCTCGGATTCGGCTTCTTCGGCACTTTCAACGCGGTCGGCTTTGCGAAACAAGTCAGCGCGGCCAAATTGTGCGGTTGCCATCGCGAGGCGCAGTGTCGCAGTGTCCCAGCGATACGCGAGAGAACGCCGTCCGGCATCGAGCGTGCGCGGCCAATCTTTCGCCGCGACGTAAGCTGCCGAAATCTTTTCCCAGGTTTGGCCCGGATCGGCAGCACCGCTGTCAAGCGCGCGTTGGTAAGCCGCCGCCGCACCCAGAGGATCGGTGCTTTGCAAAATATCGCCGAGCAACACCTGCGCTTCGCGCTGCGACGCATCCAGCGCGAGCGATTGGTTCAATGCTTCCGTCGCGCCTGGAGTGTCGCGCTGGGCGAGTAAGGTACGCGCGCGCTGCAAATAAGTCGAAGCGCGCAAAGCGCGGTCGGCGGGTGTGCTGGCGGGCCACATCGCGATTCGTTTGGCTAACAGGGCGGCAGCCGTCGAAGCAGCGGCATCACCATTCGTCGCAGGCGTTGTGCCACTTTCGTCGAAGGCGAGAATGTCACCGGTTTCACGGTCGGCATCAACAAGAAAAACGGCATACGTCGCAGATGCTGGCGTGCCTGCGACAACGGGCGCAGCGGCATCGGGCGGCAAAACCGCCAGAGCCACGACACTGCGATAGCCCAGCGCCTGACCAATTTGAGCCGCCGCTGCAATGCCCGATTCCTTGATGTCGTTGGGCATTTCGGTCGCGGTGCGCGTCCCGTTTGCGAGGGCGGTCATCGCACTTTCAAGACGGTCGAGGGAACGCTGCGACAAACGTCGTTCGTTCAAAGCGCGACGCACGGCGGTTCCATCGGGTGCTGCCGTCAGAACGTCGAGAAATCCGCTGCGCACGAGCGCGCGACGCAGTGGAGCCGCGACACCTGTCGCTGCGCCCACTTCACTTGGCACGTCGGAAAGCCGCACGCCACCACCAGGTACCACGCCGGGAATTGTTACTGGCACCTCTGCACCTGCAACAGGAATATTTTCGCCCACCGCTCCCGGCCTACGCACGGGAAAAGCAGCATTGTTATCAGGCTCCAGTCGAAAGCGCGCTGCTTCTCTTTCTTGCGGTGTCATTTGCGCCAGCACACGCGTTTGCACGATGGGCGGTTGCACGAGGTACGGTCGATTTTGACCGTACTCTAGGACGCCGATGCGCGGTGCGCCAAGGATGCCCGTGACGGAATCGAAAGGCACAATCAAGACATTAATTGGGGCTTCGGCAACTTGCACTGCGCCGGTTCCGGCGAGTGGTGCCATAGCAGGCAACGAGGGAACAACCGGCGCGGCTGAGCTGGTGGGTGCTGCCGGAGTCGCCGGGCGAATCGCGCCGGTTTGGGCCGACGCGGTGCTTGTCGCGAGCAGGGGCCCGGCAACGCCAAAAAATCGAAAAATGGAAAAGCGAGAGGACATAAGGAATTAACGAAGTCGAGCTTGAGCCAAACGCAGCCCGCTTTGACACGCATCGATACCGGCGCGCGCCTGATCGACATTAATATTACGATTGATTTGATCGCGGTAGGCTGCAATCGCGGTTTTAAAGTCATCGGCAGCGCGCGCGTTATCGCCCTGCTCCAGGAACAGCAAGGCGCGATTTTGATAGCGCCATCCGGTGTCGCGTCCACCTTCAATCGAATTTGTGGCGCTGGAGATGGCGCTTCCGGTGCGTCCGGCGCGCGCTTCTTCACGGGCTGCCGCTTCCGCCGCGCGCGAACGCGATTCGGGACGTGCCGGTGCCGATGTCGAATTTGGCCCAGTGATACGAATATAACCACGCGGACCGGCACCCGAAGGATTGGTCGGGCCACCCGTTCCCGTGCCAAAGGCTGGCTGAGATGTCATCGGGAGAGCGCGTACGGTTTCCGAACGCGGCGACGGCTTGCTGGAAGCCACAGGCCGCATTCCGCCAAAGGGGTTGCTTTCGTTCGGGTTCGCCGATGACGGAGAAGCAGGTGCAATCGACGGTTCAGGACGATTTGCGCGCGGCGCTTGTGGCTGTCGCGGAAGCGTTGCCTGTCGTGGCGCTTCACCGCGCGGAGGAACGCCAGGCGAAGCAGTGCGCGGCGCGGAAGTGCCGGGAGCAACGCGAGGCGTGGTGCCAGCAGGTGCATTGGGAGCCGCCGGTGCCGCAGGAGCAAACGAAGACCGGTCGTTGCTGACGGGAAATGTCGGAGCGTTGGCGTTGGCCGGATTCGCACCAGTCGCTGGTTGCACGCCGGGAGTAAGTGGCTGTGCATCGACGACTTCGCCCGTTTGGCTCAACAAAACCGGAGTTTCCGCACGCGAGGCCGCGACGCCGCGTGCCCACAGCAAAAAGCCTAATCCGAGCAACGCAGTCACCATCAGCGGCGCGCTTTGCATCCAGTAAGAGCCTTCACCGCGAATTGCACGAACCCAGCGCGGAATGGTTGTAACGGGTGCGTCGGGAAAAGAAAGATTTGGAATCGCACCGGCAACAGGAGTCGCTGAAATTGGAGGAACGCCAAACGGCGACGTCGGAGCCGCACCGCTTCGCACCGGCGCTGCAGCCGAATTAAGTGTTGTGGTTGGGGCCACCACAGACGCTGTTACCGATGGCGCTGCGACGGGCTGGGATCCTGTCGCAGTTGCGCCGCTGACGGCAGCAACTGAAGCGGCAGCCGCAGCGGGTGCTGCCGCTGAGGTATCGGAAGAACTAAATAATTCGTTTTCGTCGAAGTGGAAGACTTTCGAGGGACGCGACGCCGCCTTCTGGCTGGCAGCTGCGCGCAATCGTGCCAAGCTGTCACGTTCGATGGGGCTGGAAGGTTTGAGCGCAAGAACAATCTCATAAACCGCCATTGCACCTGCCGAATCGCCGCTGCGTTCAAGCAACGGCCCCAACATGGCGTAAGGCGCGACATCGCGCGGCGCAAGACCAATCGCCTGACGACACGCGATAATCGCGCCCGCTTTATCGCCCTTATCGGAAAGCGCAAGCGCGCGGTCGAGCAACTGGCGCGCGCGGCGCGCGTCGATTTCTGCCGGAGAAAGAGTTTCGTCCTTCTCCGGCGCTGGCGTCGCAGGGGCCTTCGTTTCGACCGTACTTGCGGCGGCAGAAGTCGCAACGGCAGTCGCAGCAACGGGTTTCGCTTCGAGAGCGGCACCGCAGTGGCGGCAAAAGCGCGAATCCGGCGCGTTTTCGCCCGCGCACGAAAGGCAGCGGTTTGGAGAAGATGATGTTGTTTCGTTAGACATAATCGGCCTGATGTGAGATGCGATTGATACACATCTGACAGTCATTCTTATTCCTCAACCGCGAGGTTTGCTCGCGGCGCTTTTACAAGTTCTTTGGACGCAATCGCCAAGCGCGGGTTGCGGCACTCGCGCGGTGCGCCAGGCAGACAGGAATAGCCTCTTAATTATATCTGTTACCGCGTCAGGCTTTTGCCCGACGCGCATCGTCCGCGACG is a genomic window containing:
- a CDS encoding DUF2905 domain-containing protein, which gives rise to MTPAKLLMIGGAVMFLAGVILHFGARAGLGNLPGDVAWRRGNVSVFAPFATMLIVSIVLTIVLNVVMRFFR